CTGGCGTTGTATTTACACCAATTacggtaacacacacacacgcttgtcgtgtccacccactcacataGGATCTCCACACGCTAACGGGCGATGGTGGTTTGCCCTCTGACATGACCTCTGAGGATGGTTCTACCCTCAACGCTATAGGCCACGCCCTCATCCAGATGCAGCAAAGtggacagaccaccccctgaTCTCAGTTCCTCATCACTAGGAGCACCTCTTCTGGTTCAGAGTCTGGCCAAAATGGTGAGTAATGGAGGCCAAATTTATCAGTGTGACGATTCATTTTTGAGGCAAATCCAAAAGTTATATATAGGCCTTGATAAGAGTATGCAAGTAgaaccatgagtattattgctaatgtttGAGGTTTCTTGGAAGTGGTGTTGAAAAATTGTTCTATAAAAAAAGTAATTTAATAGTCAGTTTTTactatgttgttgtgtgtgttcaggtCCTCTGTGTGTGATGATCCCACCATCTAGTAgtgctgagatactgcatgcaatgggtcGACCTATAGCACCCAAGATGAGCGGGATATCAACTATGGATTATCACACGGCCGACCCCATCGTTCAAATGCAGTTGTGAGTTCATGTGATTGCCTACCTCTGCATAACATGTATGAAAGTGTGTTAGGGAAAGCATCATTCTTGCTAGGTAACGtgttactagaatattttgctgttggtgaaaaacttttgcgaaTCAGCCAAATCGGCAAATAAGTGCtgggtaaatacacacgatccttgccagaacgcaggtttgggttttgcgattttattgtttcaactctcacaaaattcgcatatgctcacaaaacattctagtaatacggtaactgtgaggagtgttgttattatggtggttggtttgcagGTCTGGGGATATGGCTGCCAACAGGGAAGCTCAGAGGAAGGCTACATACAATGAAGGTGAATATTTTTCATACTGAAAGTTATAGTGTACAACAgatgacatgtacatacgtggTCATAATGAAATAGAAGCGTTtcccacaaagtacagttacGAAACTTTAACATTAAAATCTGCCActtaataacataattatttgttgtgTGGAAGCCATGCTCTAAACGCAGTAGATGTGaacacagtataataatattaattatcaAGTATGCCTTGGATTTTATACTAGGTGTACGTGtgtgaggtcaaggttcattcatttgccaattggctcagcttcattgtacatgccctAAACACGATAATTACCAGTTGTAGTTGTTCTTCCCACGCCCAGTTGAGCGTCGGCGTCGGGACAGGATCAACGAGTTCATCAAGGTACTGGCTCAGATAGTGCCTGCTTGTCAGAAGATAGACGCAACTACTGGTTCCATTGtcagggtgagtgtgtgtgtgtctgttcatgTATGTACTAAAGTACTATTGGAAAGCCATCGGAATATCTACTAACTTTAAAGACCTTAAATTTCCTAAATTATATTGCTCATTAGTGTAGAGCACAGTGTTATGTTAGTTACTAGTAGCATAGAATCCAGCAGAGTTCATTGtatataacacatgtacatgtagctgcacaTAAAATTAGTATGCTATTTTTTAGCATGTTTTTGTTATCTCCACGTACATGTCTCACCTCACGTCATGTTTCCCTGACTGcagtatgtgtacagcaaGGGAACGGTACTGGACAAGACAGTGGACTACTTGAAAGAGCTCGTGTTTCAAAACAAACAACTCACAGCCAGTGCCAAAATCGCAGAGAAATCAACCAATGCTTTAGCAATGAATCAAAACCAGATCCAAGTCCTAGAGAAAGAGAACGCATTTCTTCGAGCACAGATTATCCAGTTTAGAATCGATGCAGCTGCCTCCTCTGGTCAGAAACAACCTAACCAGCAACTTCTAAACTCTCCTCTGGCCCAGAGTCTCCTCAACACAGTAGTGACCCACTCACCACGACCACTTCTGTCTCCCCTCCACAACAGTCCACACAACAAACTAACAATGTAGCAGCACAGCAACTACTACTATCCCTGGCACAGAACCTCACCAACAGTCCTCACTGGCACAAAACCAAACACCAAGTTCTATCTCATCCCTACAACAACTCGGTGGCATTGTCTCCAGCCTGgcacctttgcaacacaacCTATATGCACTTGTCAGCTTCGTCACAATTCTCTCCTCTCTTACAATCATCGCTGCCGACTGGAGCCTCTAATCCAAACACACCACTCTTAAGCTCACTCGTACAAACTCTATCCTCCATTGCGAGTACGACCACTTCTCTCCGTCCACTCCTGTTACCGAAATCCTCCAACCTGTCACAAGCCAACAACAAtggtggtggtgggtggtggtgatggtggtGGTCTCTCTGCCGTGGCTGCTGCTAGTCTGCTCAACACTCTGATTCTAGCTCAGAATGTGCTCACAAGCAACTCAAGTGCTGGTAGCCCCGTGCAATGTCTATGGAAACGGTGGACCAATCCTCTCaacagtagtgtacagtatattataattatgaactgtTTATGCTGTTCTAGTTTTAACGTTTGTTTTTTAGTAATCTCTCCTTCACttatactatagctacattgtcagtattattatttttatacatGTTATTTGTGTCTTAATAATTGAGCTCTCAAAAAATGTTTATGTACATAGCTACGCCCATTAATAATAAGACCACGCCATTATAAGTGCAGCCTACCTCGATTCAGATCTCAACCTGGACTGCTTAGTACAGTTGCCAACCCTAAGACTTGGCATTGAGAGGAACCTCCTTCATCATGCAAGAACAAGGTACCATCAAGAACAATGCAGTGCGACTGTGTAccattgaatgtacagtacaaagaatgggaacctagcatgcttactagtctgcagtatgtatacatgcacttgtatacaaggtatgcttcaatgtaggcaggtgtgtacagggaaacgtgtgtcaattgagattactagctcacaatattcgtaatgacattgtacagtacttgtaccagacccttcatcacactaccagtttgaatgtgtccatgtgttgtttatcCTGGCTACAGAACACTGACTCAGGACGATGGGGACTTTGACAAGTTAGATTGTTCAACCACATGATGCACAGAAAAAAgaatttgtacatgcagtcacttTTGTGTCTGTATTTGGTGGAGGCTTTGTGTTGTGATCcacacactgtaaaaacaaacgTGTTACCGTAACACACGTGTAGCGTGTCACATGTGTGCTAAATTGCTCTACGTATGTCAAATCAGCACATTAGTAAGTGCATGCGTGCTATTTTAGCCCACTGGTACCACTTTAACCCATGTGTATTGTGTTACACATGTGCTAATTGACCCAACGTGTGTTATATAAGCACAGTAGTAAATTTCATGTGTGCTATTTCAGCACTGGTATTACAGCAATAGAATGTGGTATATTACGGTTTATAATCAAGTGTAGTGATAATTGTAGTGATATTTGAGCCATTTCTGAGAGTGAGTAGCATCACTAACTTGATTAGTAAATGATTATGGCATGTGAGCACTGATCTAAGTCAACATAAGAAAGTTTGGATCATGTCTAATTATAGATATCTTGCTGACAGGTGGTACAGTCTTTATCCTTCATAAAAGAGCAAGAGAAGACCATTGAGTTCTCATTTATAAAGTATTTAGTTTGTTGGCTGTTTTAAATCTTTTTTAGCTTTTCTATATAAAGCCCAGTGCAGAAGTTGctacgcgcatgcgcagtttCTAGTTGCTATAGCTCCTTCGCAGCTGGATTCTAGAACAAAAGCAGAAGAGTCAAAAGCAGTCTAAAGGATACCACCAAGGACCAAGAGTTGTTTAAAAGCTGAAAGAGCTGAAAGAGGATGGTGTCAAAGCAAGTGGTGAGTTTCTCCAGACAGTTGTTCTGGCTAGCTGTACACAACagtacaaaaataataatacctaTATTTATACTTCGCAGCTGAAGCTTGTAGCCTATACTACTAAGATACTACTAGGAGACTACACTATAGAGTGTCTAAAATAAGGAGGGACCAGGAGTTATTCATATCAAAACATTTTGTCAAATGAATGTAAAAAATATGTAAAAGTTGTCATCAAACATTTAATCTACAAGTATACAAATGCAGTAAAAAGTGagacaaaaacacacaatttgtaCTTCAAACACTAAAAAAGAAGGAATTTTACCTAGAAATAATTTTAGTTTGCTCTCTATTGTATAATTTAGCTATTACTCTTTCCAATGAtacctcacatgcagtttctaCATGAGCTGCATACAGTGTTTTTCAGGTTTGAAATATAACAGTGATGACAGTTTTACCATTGAATTGCAGTGACTGGAAAGGGACTGTCCCATACTTTACATCATAAATTTTTGTGGGAAGGGTATTTACCTTTAGTTCGGTGCTAGGCAGCACAAGCAATTCCTAAGGATTCATATGAATGTGGGTTGCCTAGTTTCCTGTTAGTGTTAAGCAGCGTTAATTTTGCATAAGTGCATGTAAGTAGAGCTAGCTAAAGTTTATTGTGCCAGCtagactactgtatacctactGAGGATGACAGAACAGCCCAAGTAACAGCCaaggtatactactgtaacatAGAGCTGATGTCAAGTTTCCAAGACAAGCAAGGCAAAGCAAAGACAGTGCCCAGGAACTGAAGAAAGCCCCTGAGAAACTCTCTCCTGGTGGGATTTACCGACACTGACAATCCATCAAGAGATAGTTAACATACATATATTGGATATGATGATGGGTTAGAGTAATTATGAATGGAGAGAATAGCTGGTAGACTTGATGGACTGGATGAAAGTTCGAACAGTGACACTGATAACTGATTACAGACTTAGTTTATTCTcttttcattgtattttgaGTTAGGAACCAAGATTGAAGTATAATCTGGTCTGCAGAAGAAAGGTACAGATGCTAACTTGAATCTGTGCTACCTTGTTTGCTAATTACACTGCAGtacttttattatttattatttattatgaaGAGGAAATGACAAATATGACAAGTTATGACACGAAACGTCACAAATATTGAGTGGGCGGTTACAATTTTAATTTGACATTTCCCATTGCAATGTTTTGATATGTTAAAAGCTGAAAGAGGATTGTTTCACGACCAGACTCGACTAGAGTAAAGCAAGTGTTTTTCTAGGTGAGTTTCTCCAGGCAGTTGTTCTGGCTATAGCTGTTGACTGAAAATGATAATACCTACCTGTTTGTATTAATGGCAGGCATTGACGGAAAAAGGCTATGGTTATTTGTGGATATGATGACTTTGACGAGCTGTATATAGTTCCAACCCAGTGGACAGGCTTCAGCACCTTGTTCATGTTCACACCCAACTGTACTTCGGCACTCAACTTGATATGGTAAATCATTCTATTTGTACTATAAAATTAGCAACCCATTCACAATTAGTCTTGGCTCTAACAGTAATATTCGAGGCAACCAGGTCACTGTAGCGTTGTTAGCTCCACCCTATTCTAAGAACTATAAACACTCTTTTAGAATATTCTAACAattgtatagcctcgatttcatGCCGCGCGTTGTAATTCTAACCTAAGCGCCAGAAAATATGTACCGTGTGAGGTGAaaaattttgtgtttttcGAGGCCAAGTAAAAACTGCACCCACTGGTATTTCATTCTTGGTAGGTGGTTTCCTGTCATTGAAACATTACAACTGCGAGCATCTATTCTGAGGGCTCTAGAGCCAAATAGCACTCGCGAAATGTTCTcgctatacatgtacggtaCTCGGTGCTCAAATTGAGCAAAGCAAAAATTGGGACTTGCCCCTTTATTGTAGGTAGTAGGGAGACACTGTgtgtaattattgtgtgcCTTTTATTTAAACAAAAGGTGGTGCGTATGTTTTGATagcccataattatgacataaacAACAATTGGAGTGGCATGGTCATCACATCAATATACGTATGGTGCATGGTCTTCATTTGTCTTCATTTCGATCCTTTGTAGGCATGGCTCCATCCTGAAATTTCATCACCGAAGACGATTGCCAAGAAGGCCGTACCTGCCTCTGTTGTAGCTTCTAACACTTTATAACGAAGAAGCAGACAATGGTACTTATAATTTGCTGCAACAATACTCTGTACTCATGCAGGACATACTTTATGTTCCTGTACATTTTCAATCACTTTTTTTGCTGTTTCATCgaatgtacgtataatttaATTGCACCTCCATTTATCTTTTCACAGTCACATGCTAACAACGTCActattaataatttattgcatgCTACATACGTGCTGGTTTAACACAAAAATCAATGACACGGGTGCTGTTTTAACATTGATATCAAGTAACACGTATGTATAGTGTGCTATTTTAGGAGACATTCGAACGACACGCTACCACGGGTTAAAATAACAcgtttgtttttacagtgcagTGACATATATAGCCCAGCAGGAACATGGAGAGAAACCATAATGATACAGTCTACTGGTGCAAACACTGAAAATTCATTGTCGTATAGGTATGAGAAGGGTAGGTAACTAAATGGGTGACTCTAGACTGCATAGGAAGATGACAACTCTGAGCCTGTgttagtgtacagtgtgttgTACACTAACAGTACATTATAGCATGAGATGAGTAGTGCCTACTGCAATGGAGTCTTGTATTAAAGCAATGGTGACAATTCCGAGCTGCTTCTGTTATTCTGATAGAGTGTGTCTGTTTGGTTTGTGCTTTACACTGTGTTGGTGTGAGTGGTTGTTTTCAATGGCTTCCTCTCTCCTAcagttgaggagacaagaagaggcactgagaatggaggtacaGGTACAGAGcacattagctggaaaatgcatttgtgtcgtactttgtagagtcccttaaagtcattcaaggtcagctatagtgtgtcctatttgaaggtgcatgcatgtgcaatgtacaatcatgtacgacccccccccgcccctatacacacacacctttaggcctactGTGCTGCTAAGAAaggggcctcacgtaaactggccactcagaCGCTAACATACCTCAGCAGTATGGAAAAGGGTCTGTCATCAGAGACTAAAAACTCCCCTGACACCCAGCCCTTGCATGCAGCCCACCTCCAGCCTGGTGAGCAGCCTATAATCAGTGAGGACAGTCTGAAGACATGGGTCCATGGACAGGAGCTCCTcaggaaccttcatcaagaacaaggtacgtgtgtttATATAATGCATGTGTAGTTATGCAGCGCAATGAGTcgactgtgtactattgaatgtacagtacaaagaatgggaacctagcatgctgtatgtacatgcaattgtatacaaggtatgcttcaatgtatgaagtttaggtgtgtacagggaaacgtGTGTCAATTGAGAATATACtagctcacaatatttgtacaggacattgtacagtacatgtaccagaCCCTTTAtcacactaccagtttgaatgtgtccatgtgttgtttatcCTGGCTACAGAACACTGACTCAGGACGATGGGGACTTTGACAAGTTCCGGATAGTGTCAAAGCTCAGCAGCTCTCGCTCTCCACAAAAAGTATCACTTTAACTGACTCTTACGATTATTCTAGTATTCAtaatgtaagtacgtacatattgtatatacccgtacatgtgttgtgtgtagtgtCCCTTTTATCATAGCTGAGCCATTTtgcagtataaattatagctactgttaTTATGTGATTTTCTCACCCCTTACTTCCTAA
This is a stretch of genomic DNA from Halichondria panicea chromosome 1, odHalPani1.1, whole genome shotgun sequence. It encodes these proteins:
- the LOC135346779 gene encoding upstream stimulatory factor 2-like → MIPPSSSAEILHAMGRPIAPKMSGISTMDYHTADPIVQMQLSGDMAANREAQRKATYNEVERRRRDRINEFIKVLAQIVPACQKIDATTGSIVRYVYSKGTVLDKTVDYLKELVFQNKQLTASAKIAEKSTNALAMNQNQIQVLEKENAFLRAQIIQFRIDAAASSGQKQPNQQLLNSPLAQSLLNTVVTHSPRPLLSPLHNSPHNKLTM